A genomic segment from Bosea sp. OAE506 encodes:
- a CDS encoding ATP-binding protein gives MLFRTRLLIAFAAMGLLALAQGGFNAWISQTAERQVLRGRVAGDLQSGFLDLSATKQRLRAWSLRVLIGADHEAGDGEMLRVRMAETIGRLQQLSREAERLDGSAGGASQDDERRDEALKLLAASVVALQPAIATISAQGNSGNILAAWAAIEAIFDQGAGRDLRQVLNESIRTETDLLASRRADADRALVRLNQLSLATTVLLGLAALGLAVYFARALRRPLHDLVRGAEAFARAELDHRIPVRGRDEFAGAATSINRMAQELSLRRDQEARIRGELEGLVAERTAALEEALDGLRQSERRRRQLLGEISHELRTPMAAIRGEAEVTLRGARSEAEYRAALTRVGQASQQLAALIDDLIMMARSDGETLPLDRQPVDARLPVEEALVTVTSAAQQRQIRLETEVDTPATLFCDPVRLQQIITLLLDNAVRYSHPGGRVRVASQADSGGAGAGQWRLDIVDDGIGIAADDLDRVFERTYRAGNARSHRPNGMGLGLAIARHLTERQEGTIVLDSRLGEGTTVTLRFPIIGEGQAFPREQSA, from the coding sequence ATGCTGTTCAGGACTCGACTTCTTATCGCTTTCGCCGCCATGGGCCTGCTGGCCCTGGCACAGGGTGGGTTCAATGCGTGGATTTCGCAGACGGCCGAACGGCAGGTGCTGCGCGGGCGGGTCGCGGGCGATCTGCAGTCCGGATTTCTGGATCTCTCGGCGACCAAACAGCGCCTGAGGGCGTGGTCTCTTCGCGTGCTGATCGGCGCCGACCACGAAGCGGGCGATGGCGAGATGCTGCGGGTGCGGATGGCCGAGACCATCGGCCGCCTCCAGCAGCTCAGCCGCGAGGCGGAGAGGCTGGACGGCTCGGCCGGCGGCGCGTCGCAGGACGACGAGCGCCGCGACGAGGCGCTGAAGCTTCTCGCCGCCAGCGTGGTCGCGCTCCAGCCCGCCATCGCCACGATCAGCGCGCAGGGCAATTCGGGCAACATCCTCGCCGCCTGGGCCGCGATCGAGGCCATCTTCGACCAGGGGGCCGGGCGCGACCTGCGCCAGGTGCTCAACGAGAGCATCCGCACCGAGACCGACCTGCTCGCCAGCCGGCGGGCGGATGCGGACCGGGCCCTGGTCAGGCTCAACCAGCTGTCGCTGGCGACGACGGTGCTTCTTGGCCTCGCGGCGCTGGGCCTCGCCGTCTATTTCGCCCGCGCCCTGCGCAGGCCGCTCCACGACCTCGTGCGCGGGGCCGAGGCCTTCGCGAGGGCGGAGCTCGACCACCGCATCCCCGTGCGCGGTCGCGACGAATTCGCGGGAGCCGCCACCAGCATCAACCGGATGGCGCAGGAGCTGAGCCTGCGCCGCGACCAGGAAGCGCGGATCCGCGGCGAACTCGAGGGGCTCGTGGCCGAACGGACGGCGGCGCTCGAGGAGGCGCTCGACGGGCTGCGCCAGTCCGAGCGACGGCGCCGGCAACTGCTCGGCGAGATCAGCCACGAATTGCGCACGCCGATGGCGGCGATCCGCGGGGAAGCGGAGGTGACGCTGAGGGGCGCGCGCAGCGAAGCGGAGTATCGCGCCGCCCTGACCCGCGTCGGCCAGGCGTCGCAACAGCTCGCGGCGCTGATCGACGACCTGATCATGATGGCCCGCAGCGACGGCGAGACGCTTCCGCTCGACCGGCAGCCCGTCGATGCAAGGCTGCCGGTCGAAGAGGCGCTCGTCACCGTCACCTCGGCGGCGCAACAGCGGCAAATCCGGCTCGAAACCGAGGTGGACACGCCGGCGACGCTGTTTTGCGATCCCGTCCGGCTGCAGCAGATCATCACCCTGCTTCTCGACAATGCGGTCCGCTACTCGCATCCGGGAGGCAGGGTGCGGGTGGCGAGCCAGGCCGACAGCGGCGGCGCCGGGGCAGGCCAATGGCGCCTCGACATCGTCGATGACGGCATCGGGATCGCGGCCGACGATCTCGACAGGGTTTTCGAGCGAACCTACCGTGCCGGCAATGCCCGCAGCCATCGGCCCAACGGGATGGGCCTCGGCCTCGCCATCGCACGGCATCTCACTGAGCGCCAGGAGGGCACGATCGTTCTGGACAGCCGCCTCGGCGAAGGCACAACGGTGACGCTCCGCTTCCCGATCATCGGCGAGGGGCAGGCTTTTCCCCGGGAGCAATCTGCGTGA
- a CDS encoding PAS domain-containing protein, with protein sequence MTAQTEHNRIDAEIEKIGKSSDPFASAVRATRMPMLITDPNQPDNPIVFANDAFLRLTGYTREEVIGRNCRFLQGPETAPDDIARLREAIGRRAQIEMELINHRKDGSRFHNRVLISPVFDEDGHLSYFFASQFDVTLERDRMVRLQQDHDKLEKEVERRTRDLRLSEERLRFTIRAARLGSWTLDLNDMRLTCSDICKANFGRRADEPFDHDDLLAALLPEDRPKMEHAVQEAIARHEDYELEYRIVTPAGDTRWIMARGRPHYAADDRPISMSGVTLDVTESRRNEEQRLLLTAELKHRVKNSMATIQSIATQTLRHAESLKEATEVLTARMQSLASAHDLLTREEWQSATIAEIVASATESFDIPGSRRFRIGGPYLSLPPRAAMAMVLALHELATNAVKYGALSVPEGHVFIDWQIVRHGSRPMIEFRWQEAGGPPVSGRPSRRGFGTRLIEKVLAAELGGTGDLQYRASGVVFTLVAPLPDQDKISGTPDDEELFRRNISVSLD encoded by the coding sequence ATGACCGCGCAGACCGAACACAACCGCATCGATGCGGAGATCGAGAAGATCGGCAAATCGTCCGACCCCTTCGCGTCCGCCGTCCGCGCCACGCGGATGCCGATGCTGATCACCGATCCCAACCAGCCGGACAACCCCATCGTCTTCGCCAACGACGCCTTCCTGCGGCTGACGGGCTATACGCGGGAGGAGGTCATTGGCCGCAACTGCCGTTTCCTTCAGGGCCCGGAGACGGCACCCGACGATATCGCGCGGCTGCGCGAGGCAATCGGCCGGCGGGCCCAGATCGAGATGGAGCTCATCAATCACCGGAAGGACGGCTCGCGCTTCCACAACCGCGTGCTGATCTCCCCCGTCTTCGACGAGGACGGCCACCTCTCCTATTTCTTCGCCTCGCAGTTCGACGTCACGCTGGAGCGCGACCGGATGGTGCGGCTGCAGCAGGACCACGACAAGCTCGAAAAGGAGGTCGAGCGGCGCACGCGCGATCTCAGGCTCTCGGAGGAGCGCCTGCGCTTCACCATTCGCGCCGCGCGGCTCGGCTCCTGGACCCTCGACCTCAACGATATGCGGCTGACCTGCTCCGACATCTGCAAGGCGAATTTCGGCCGCCGTGCCGATGAGCCCTTCGACCATGACGATCTGTTGGCGGCGCTTCTCCCCGAGGACCGGCCGAAGATGGAGCATGCGGTGCAGGAGGCGATCGCGCGCCACGAGGACTACGAGCTCGAATACCGGATCGTGACCCCGGCCGGCGACACGCGCTGGATCATGGCCCGCGGCCGCCCGCATTACGCGGCCGACGACCGGCCGATCAGCATGTCGGGCGTGACGCTGGACGTGACCGAGAGCCGCCGCAACGAGGAGCAGCGGCTGCTGCTGACGGCAGAGCTGAAGCACCGGGTGAAGAACTCGATGGCGACGATCCAGTCGATCGCGACCCAGACGCTGCGCCATGCCGAATCGCTGAAGGAGGCGACGGAGGTTCTGACGGCGCGGATGCAGTCGCTCGCCTCGGCCCATGACCTGCTGACGCGGGAGGAGTGGCAGAGCGCGACGATCGCCGAGATCGTCGCCAGCGCGACCGAATCCTTCGATATCCCGGGGTCGCGGCGCTTCCGCATCGGCGGCCCCTATCTCAGCCTGCCGCCGCGGGCGGCGATGGCGATGGTGCTGGCGCTGCACGAGCTGGCGACCAATGCGGTGAAATACGGTGCTCTCTCGGTGCCGGAGGGCCATGTCTTCATCGACTGGCAGATCGTCCGGCATGGGTCGCGGCCGATGATCGAGTTCCGCTGGCAGGAGGCGGGCGGCCCACCCGTGAGCGGCCGGCCGAGCCGGCGCGGCTTCGGCACCCGCCTGATCGAGAAGGTTCTCGCCGCCGAGCTCGGCGGCACCGGCGACCTTCAATACAGGGCGTCGGGTGTGGTCTTCACGCTCGTGGCGCCGCTGCCGGACCAGGACAAGATCAGCGGCACGCCCGATGACGAGGAGCTCTTCCGGCGCAATATCAGCGTCTCGCTGGACTGA
- a CDS encoding response regulator transcription factor, producing MNVLIVEDDPRVSDFLERGLRGEGYRVHVARDGPSGIEQARELAASWRELEQSGVILLDLMLPFINGIEVCQTLRAGGIATPILMLTALGAVSDRISGLRMGADDYMVKPFAFDELLARIEALMRRSRDIRPVADRSLVVRCLELDRATMRVFRDGEEISLTARELALLELFMSAPGRVLSRERILANVWGVDEDPLTNVVDVYVRRLRSKLDRAAETSLISTLRGLGYRLES from the coding sequence GTGAACGTCCTGATCGTCGAAGACGACCCGCGCGTGTCGGATTTCCTGGAGCGGGGGCTGCGGGGCGAAGGCTATCGCGTCCATGTCGCCCGCGACGGCCCCTCGGGGATCGAGCAGGCGCGCGAACTCGCGGCGAGCTGGCGCGAGCTCGAGCAGAGCGGCGTGATCCTGCTCGATCTGATGCTGCCCTTCATCAACGGCATCGAGGTCTGCCAGACCTTGCGGGCCGGCGGCATCGCGACGCCGATCCTGATGCTGACCGCGCTGGGTGCCGTCAGTGACCGGATTTCCGGCCTGCGCATGGGCGCCGACGACTACATGGTCAAGCCCTTCGCCTTCGACGAATTGCTGGCCCGGATCGAGGCGCTGATGCGCCGCTCGCGGGACATCAGGCCCGTGGCGGACCGCAGCCTCGTGGTCAGATGCCTCGAACTCGACCGGGCGACGATGCGGGTGTTCCGCGACGGCGAGGAGATCTCGCTCACCGCGCGGGAACTGGCCCTGCTCGAGCTGTTCATGTCCGCGCCCGGCCGCGTGCTGAGCCGCGAACGGATTCTCGCCAATGTCTGGGGAGTGGACGAGGACCCCCTCACCAATGTCGTCGACGTCTATGTCCGCCGGCTCCGCAGCAAGCTCGACCGCGCCGCGGAGACCTCGCTGATCAGCACGCTGCGGGGATTGGGCTATCGGCTCGAAAGCTGA